In Acidobacteriota bacterium, a single window of DNA contains:
- a CDS encoding amidohydrolase family protein: MAYFFISFFVRTIDNYNNEIDRFRYAGRLWREASWERLMKVLDGMVSAGVAWNPTLDIYEASRDLQRAQTQPAFAEYLHPVLEDYFKPNPANHGSYFIGWTSVDESFWKENYRLWMQALLEFEKRGGLIGAGEDAGFIYQMYGFGLLRELELHQEAGFHPLKVVQHATGNNAKILGQEDHLGRVRVGFAADLIVVNGNPLENFKLLYPIGVEEIRDGKVVKTGGVEWTIKDGVIFHAPQLAREVREMVARARAEMKSKAAGKP, translated from the coding sequence TTGGCTTATTTTTTCATCTCATTTTTTGTCCGAACCATTGATAATTACAACAATGAAATTGACCGCTTTCGTTATGCCGGCAGGCTCTGGCGCGAAGCCAGTTGGGAGCGATTAATGAAAGTTCTCGATGGCATGGTTTCAGCAGGGGTTGCGTGGAATCCGACATTGGATATTTATGAAGCGTCGCGCGATTTACAACGCGCACAAACCCAACCGGCATTTGCCGAATACCTGCATCCGGTTCTGGAAGACTATTTCAAGCCCAATCCGGCAAATCACGGTTCGTATTTCATCGGCTGGACTTCCGTAGATGAAAGCTTCTGGAAAGAAAATTATCGCCTCTGGATGCAGGCGCTCCTGGAATTTGAAAAACGCGGCGGGCTGATTGGCGCAGGCGAAGACGCCGGATTCATTTATCAAATGTATGGCTTCGGTTTGCTACGCGAACTCGAACTCCATCAGGAAGCCGGTTTTCATCCGCTCAAAGTCGTTCAACACGCCACCGGCAACAACGCGAAAATTCTCGGACAGGAAGACCATCTTGGTCGCGTGCGCGTTGGCTTTGCTGCCGATTTGATTGTCGTGAATGGCAACCCGCTGGAAAATTTCAAATTGCTTTACCCGATTGGTGTTGAAGAAATCCGCGATGGAAAAGTTGTCAAAACCGGCGGCGTCGAATGGACAATCAAGGATGGCGTGATTTTTCATGCGCCTCAGCTTGCCCGCGAGGTGCGCGAAATGGTTGCCAGAGCGCGCGCTGAAATGAAAAGTAAAGCCGCCGGAAAACCGTAA
- a CDS encoding ATP-dependent Clp protease proteolytic subunit: MLIPEVITRTARGERRLDIFSSLLIENIICVNGFIDDHLANLVIAQILFLEGEDPDREISLYINSPGGSMTAVLAIYDTMQYVRPDICTICIGQAASSSALIVAAGTHGKRFALANARIVISQPALSNISGQATDIGIYAEEMLRLRSLISHLLATHTRKSRAGIEQDIERDLILNAPRALDYGLIDAIYVSRVASAVETVVPV, encoded by the coding sequence ATGCTTATACCAGAGGTGATTACACGAACAGCGCGGGGCGAACGCCGGTTGGATATATTTTCCAGCCTGCTGATTGAAAATATTATTTGTGTCAACGGTTTTATTGATGACCATCTCGCCAATCTGGTCATCGCGCAAATTCTGTTTCTGGAGGGCGAAGACCCCGACAGAGAAATTTCTCTGTATATCAATTCACCGGGAGGCTCGATGACTGCCGTTCTTGCAATTTACGATACCATGCAATACGTCCGACCCGACATTTGCACAATTTGCATCGGTCAAGCTGCAAGCAGCAGTGCATTGATAGTTGCCGCCGGAACACACGGGAAACGGTTTGCTTTAGCGAATGCGCGAATAGTGATTTCACAACCGGCACTCAGCAACATCAGCGGGCAGGCAACCGATATCGGAATTTATGCGGAAGAGATGTTGCGCTTGCGCTCGCTCATCAGCCACCTGCTGGCAACCCATACCCGTAAAAGTCGCGCAGGCATCGAACAAGACATCGAGCGGGATTTGATTTTAAACGCGCCTCGCGCGCTCGATTATGGGTTGATTGATGCCATCTATGTGTCGCGAGTCGCCTCGGCGGTTGAAACTGTGGTTCCCGTTTAA
- a CDS encoding APC family permease, producing the protein MEIPKKDTRVKVVVATTVMLSFISFWRAAAIVLNDLGSSAFYVGGISEQFIGKASPWFILGVMLFSYAVRALYIESSSMFTRGGVYRVVKEAMGGTMAKLSVSALIFDFILTGPISGVSAGQYIVGLVAQSMTYFGYPWTPSTEDINLYAAGIAILITLYFWWRNIKGIHESSDDALKIMYITTVMVVIMIVWSVITLIARGGQLPPAPVPANLSFDENGLGWLHGWSQLKEEGGRYVFLENISGVVAFIGVMMAFGHSVLAMSGEETLAQVNRELEHPKLKNLQRAGWVIFIYSLLFTSLVSFFAAAIIPDDIRPQFLNNLISGLAVNFVGPTPLKLLFQVFVVIVGFLMLAGAVNTAIIGSNGVLNRVSEDGVLTDWFRAPQKKYGTTYRIINLIAILQIITIIGSRGNIFILGEAYAFGVIWSFTFNAIASVVLRFRRPEGREWRVPINLRIGKTEIPFGLILIAFVLLSIALVNLVTKEVATISGVVFTAVFFILFTISERLNRQKQDRTIAALDQFQLQQNETIDQQVMGVRPGNVLVAVRDFNTLGHLEKALVSVNTDEQDIVVMTTRLVAGPDGAASEIYDENLFTSYEQKLFTRVVALAEKHGKPVDLVIAPATNIFDAVAQMALQLDSAEIVAGHSNKMTPQEQARQLGRSWEALGSKPRRQVCFRIVIPDSEDNIVYLGAHAPEFTESDLALIHKLWLQVSSIPSRKRVHHRDIVRVALVRLERDLRAQTDVMLDFYKLESEGAKEKNGKVMATETPNERATIE; encoded by the coding sequence ATGGAAATACCGAAAAAAGACACTCGCGTTAAAGTGGTCGTGGCGACGACCGTGATGCTTTCATTCATCTCGTTCTGGCGCGCGGCAGCAATCGTACTCAATGATTTAGGCTCATCGGCATTTTATGTCGGCGGCATCTCGGAACAATTCATTGGCAAAGCTTCGCCCTGGTTCATTCTCGGCGTGATGTTGTTCAGTTACGCGGTGCGCGCTTTGTATATCGAATCGTCTTCGATGTTCACGCGCGGCGGCGTCTATCGCGTCGTCAAAGAAGCGATGGGCGGGACAATGGCTAAGTTGAGTGTCTCGGCACTGATTTTTGACTTCATTTTGACGGGGCCGATTTCCGGAGTCTCTGCCGGACAATATATTGTCGGTTTAGTTGCTCAGTCGATGACCTACTTCGGTTACCCCTGGACGCCGTCAACCGAAGACATCAACCTCTATGCCGCAGGCATCGCCATCTTGATTACTCTGTATTTCTGGTGGCGCAACATCAAAGGCATTCATGAATCGTCGGATGATGCGTTGAAAATTATGTACATCACAACCGTCATGGTGGTGATTATGATTGTCTGGAGCGTCATCACTTTAATTGCTCGCGGCGGGCAATTACCGCCGGCTCCTGTACCGGCTAATTTAAGCTTCGATGAAAACGGACTCGGCTGGTTACATGGCTGGAGTCAACTGAAAGAAGAAGGCGGGCGTTATGTTTTCCTTGAAAACATCTCCGGCGTGGTCGCGTTTATCGGGGTGATGATGGCGTTTGGTCATTCGGTGCTGGCAATGAGCGGCGAAGAAACGCTAGCGCAGGTCAACCGCGAACTTGAACATCCCAAACTGAAAAATCTGCAACGCGCCGGTTGGGTGATTTTTATTTATTCGCTGTTATTCACTTCGCTGGTTTCATTTTTTGCGGCAGCAATTATCCCGGATGATATTCGTCCGCAATTTTTGAACAACCTGATTTCGGGGCTGGCGGTCAATTTTGTAGGTCCCACGCCATTGAAACTTTTGTTTCAGGTGTTTGTTGTCATTGTCGGTTTCCTGATGCTCGCAGGCGCGGTCAATACTGCGATTATCGGCTCGAACGGCGTATTGAACCGCGTCTCCGAAGATGGCGTACTCACGGATTGGTTTCGCGCGCCGCAAAAAAAATATGGCACCACCTATCGCATCATCAATTTAATCGCCATCCTGCAAATCATTACGATTATCGGTTCGCGCGGCAACATTTTTATTCTCGGTGAAGCTTATGCCTTCGGGGTGATTTGGAGTTTCACCTTTAATGCCATCGCTTCGGTGGTGTTGCGTTTTCGCAGACCGGAAGGGCGCGAATGGCGTGTGCCTATCAATTTACGAATCGGCAAAACGGAAATTCCCTTTGGCCTGATTCTTATTGCCTTCGTGTTGCTTTCGATTGCCTTAGTGAATCTGGTGACCAAAGAAGTAGCGACGATTTCCGGTGTCGTTTTCACAGCGGTTTTTTTCATCCTTTTCACCATCTCGGAACGCTTGAATAGACAAAAACAAGATCGCACGATTGCGGCGCTTGACCAGTTTCAGTTGCAACAGAATGAAACCATCGACCAGCAGGTGATGGGCGTCAGACCCGGAAATGTGCTGGTCGCGGTGCGCGATTTCAACACTCTGGGTCATTTGGAAAAGGCGCTCGTCAGTGTCAATACGGATGAACAGGATATTGTGGTGATGACCACCAGACTCGTCGCTGGTCCCGATGGCGCAGCCAGCGAAATTTATGATGAAAACCTGTTTACCAGTTATGAACAAAAACTTTTTACGCGCGTCGTGGCGCTTGCCGAAAAACATGGCAAACCGGTGGATTTAGTCATTGCTCCGGCAACCAATATTTTTGATGCGGTTGCTCAGATGGCTTTGCAATTGGATTCGGCGGAAATCGTCGCAGGCCATTCAAATAAAATGACCCCGCAGGAACAGGCGCGACAACTCGGTCGCTCGTGGGAAGCCTTGGGCAGCAAACCGCGTCGTCAAGTCTGTTTTAGAATCGTCATTCCTGACAGTGAAGATAACATCGTTTATCTCGGTGCCCATGCGCCTGAATTTACCGAAAGCGATTTGGCTTTGATTCATAAGCTCTGGTTGCAGGTCAGCAGCATTCCAAGCCGCAAGCGCGTCCACCATCGCGATATTGTGCGTGTGGCGCTCGTCAGACTTGAACGCGATTTACGCGCACAAACCGATGTCATGCTCGATTTTTACAAGTTGGAAAGCGAAGGGGCAAAGGAAAAAAATGGCAAAGTGATGGCAACCGAAACCCCAAATGAGCGCGCCACGATTGAATAA
- a CDS encoding di-heme oxidoredictase family protein encodes MKTTGSVAAQNASHSAKTSIGDHPVMEEHVRQSDIENKSIKLKKLLEIGEYMFVAPWNKLDGQGRPASTGNGVPNKRDISNDKGFQRVSGPDATSCADCHNQPFIGGAGGFVANVFVLAQLRDPVTDSVSAEFSNERNTLGMNGSGAIEMLAREMTADLQNIRQAALNEARNTGKQIVRRLDTKGVNFGQITANPDNSVNYLEIEGIDEDLIIKPFHQKGVVNSLRVFTVNAFNHHHGLQAVERFSPGQRDFHGNIIATEDYDEDGVANELTVGDITAATLFQAAMNMPGRVLADDPARRAAAARGEARFAEIGCTDCHKPALVLNSPVYTEPNPYNPIGNLRLQDVSVVCSIDLTRDIDKPRLERAESGSAIVRAFTDLKRHVICDDQDPFYCNEKVVQAYVPTNQFLTRKLWDVGNSAPYGHRGDLTTITESIVHHAGEARPHRERFVALPKEQQAEIVEFLKQLQVLPNGSPREVSESQLQQMLRKARKVKGSGD; translated from the coding sequence ATGAAAACCACTGGCAGTGTCGCGGCACAAAACGCGTCGCATAGCGCGAAAACCTCTATCGGCGACCATCCGGTGATGGAAGAACATGTGCGCCAATCCGACATCGAAAATAAATCCATCAAGTTGAAAAAGCTGCTTGAAATCGGCGAATACATGTTTGTAGCGCCCTGGAATAAACTGGATGGACAGGGGCGACCGGCATCGACCGGCAACGGCGTACCGAACAAACGCGACATCAGCAACGACAAAGGCTTTCAACGGGTGTCCGGTCCCGACGCGACATCGTGCGCCGATTGTCATAATCAACCGTTCATCGGCGGCGCGGGCGGCTTTGTGGCGAATGTCTTCGTGCTTGCACAATTGCGCGACCCGGTGACCGATTCCGTGTCAGCGGAATTTTCCAATGAACGCAACACCCTCGGCATGAACGGGTCGGGCGCGATTGAAATGCTGGCGCGGGAGATGACTGCCGATTTGCAGAATATCCGCCAGGCGGCGCTCAACGAAGCGCGCAACACCGGCAAACAGATCGTTCGTCGTCTCGATACCAAAGGCGTCAACTTCGGACAGATTACCGCCAACCCTGATAATTCGGTCAATTATCTCGAAATCGAAGGCATCGACGAAGACCTCATCATTAAACCCTTTCATCAAAAAGGGGTGGTCAATTCGTTGCGCGTCTTTACCGTCAATGCCTTCAATCATCATCACGGCTTGCAGGCGGTCGAACGCTTCAGTCCCGGTCAAAGAGATTTTCACGGCAATATCATTGCCACCGAAGATTACGATGAAGATGGCGTCGCCAATGAATTGACCGTTGGTGACATCACCGCCGCAACCCTTTTTCAAGCGGCAATGAATATGCCCGGTCGCGTGCTGGCAGATGACCCGGCGCGGCGCGCTGCTGCTGCACGCGGCGAAGCGCGGTTTGCCGAAATCGGTTGCACGGATTGTCATAAACCGGCGCTGGTTTTGAATTCGCCGGTTTATACCGAACCCAACCCTTATAACCCGATTGGCAACTTACGGCTTCAGGATGTCTCTGTGGTGTGCAGCATCGACCTCACCAGAGACATCGACAAACCGCGACTCGAACGCGCGGAATCGGGCAGCGCAATCGTGCGCGCTTTTACGGATTTGAAACGTCACGTCATCTGTGACGATCAAGACCCGTTTTATTGCAATGAAAAAGTTGTGCAGGCTTATGTGCCGACCAATCAGTTTCTCACGCGTAAACTTTGGGATGTCGGCAACAGCGCGCCCTACGGGCATCGCGGCGATTTGACTACGATTACCGAATCGATTGTGCATCACGCAGGCGAAGCGCGTCCGCATCGTGAACGCTTCGTGGCGCTTCCCAAAGAGCAACAGGCGGAAATCGTCGAATTTCTCAAACAGCTACAGGTATTGCCGAACGGTTCACCACGCGAAGTCAGCGAATCACAACTGCAACAAATGTTAAGAAAGGCGAGAAAGGTGAAAGGTTCAGGCGATTAA